A part of Campylobacter sp. MIT 99-7217 genomic DNA contains:
- a CDS encoding anaerobic C4-dicarboxylate transporter, with protein METIMLILQVAVLLGAIFLGVRLGGIGIGFAGGIGVVVLTLILGMKVGNIPWDVILIIMSVIAAISAMQLAGGLDYLVQIAERILRSNPKYINYLAPTVTYCLTLFAGTGHTAFSMIPVIVEVAKEQNIKPSAPLSIAVVASQIAITASPVSAAVVYMTGVLEDLGWSYPMLLGIWIVTTYVACMITAFLVSKFSNLDLSKDAIYQERLKAGLIKAPTGALNLEIKPGAKLSVLIFLIGVLCVVFYATTISDVVRKPMLDYVNMLIAEGSSLTSLAEFVKSYIDPIRLPRDSAIMSFMLSIATLIVVFCKIDTSKIFEQSVFKSGMVACVCVLGVAWLGDTFVAGYKQDIQDIAGDLAKRIPALVAVAFFFASMLLYSQAATAKAIVPTIIAALSISAMPDGSVAPNSYILVASFAAVSALFVLPTYPTLLGAVQMDDTGTTRIGKYVFNHAFLVPGVLAIALSVTLGFIVSSLV; from the coding sequence ATGGAAACAATTATGCTTATTTTACAAGTTGCCGTTCTTTTAGGGGCTATTTTTCTAGGCGTAAGACTTGGAGGTATTGGCATTGGCTTTGCAGGCGGTATAGGAGTTGTTGTTTTAACGCTGATTTTGGGTATGAAAGTAGGAAATATCCCTTGGGATGTTATCCTCATCATCATGTCAGTAATCGCTGCTATTTCAGCTATGCAACTTGCTGGTGGGCTTGATTATTTGGTGCAGATTGCTGAGAGGATTTTAAGATCAAATCCAAAATATATCAATTATCTTGCTCCAACAGTTACATATTGTCTTACCCTTTTTGCAGGAACAGGACATACAGCATTTTCCATGATCCCGGTTATTGTTGAGGTGGCAAAAGAGCAAAATATCAAGCCATCAGCCCCTCTTTCTATCGCTGTGGTTGCAAGTCAAATAGCTATCACAGCAAGTCCTGTAAGTGCGGCAGTAGTTTATATGACAGGTGTTTTAGAGGATCTTGGTTGGAGTTATCCTATGCTTTTAGGTATTTGGATCGTAACAACCTATGTTGCTTGCATGATCACAGCCTTTCTTGTTTCTAAATTTAGCAATCTTGACTTAAGCAAAGATGCTATCTATCAGGAAAGATTGAAAGCAGGACTTATAAAAGCTCCAACCGGTGCTTTAAATTTAGAGATTAAGCCCGGTGCAAAGCTTTCTGTTCTTATCTTTTTGATCGGTGTTTTATGTGTTGTGTTTTATGCAACTACTATATCTGATGTTGTTCGAAAGCCTATGCTTGATTATGTAAATATGCTCATAGCAGAAGGATCAAGCCTTACTAGCTTGGCTGAGTTTGTAAAAAGTTATATTGATCCTATTCGCTTACCAAGAGATAGTGCTATTATGAGTTTTATGCTTAGTATTGCAACTTTGATCGTTGTTTTTTGCAAGATTGATACGAGTAAAATTTTTGAACAAAGTGTCTTTAAAAGCGGAATGGTCGCTTGCGTTTGTGTTCTTGGTGTAGCATGGCTTGGAGATACCTTTGTTGCAGGATATAAGCAAGATATACAAGATATCGCAGGAGACTTAGCAAAGCGTATTCCAGCCTTAGTTGCTGTGGCATTTTTCTTTGCAAGTATGCTTCTTTATTCTCAAGCAGCAACTGCAAAGGCCATCGTGCCAACAATCATTGCCGCACTTTCTATAAGTGCTATGCCTGATGGCTCTGTTGCGCCAAATTCTTATATCTTAGTGGCAAGTTTTGCAGCTGTTTCTGCACTTTTCGTGCTTCCAACCTATCCAACCTTGCTTGGTGCGGTTCAAATGGACGATACAGGAACAACAAGGATAGGAAAATATGTCTTTAATCACGCCTTTTTAGTTCCGGGTGTCTTAGCTATAGCACTTTCAGTAACATTAGGCTTTATTGTTTCTTCTCTTGTTTAA
- a CDS encoding aspartate ammonia-lyase, producing MGTRKEHDFIGELEIDDSVYYGVQTFRAVENFKMTGRRLQNYPFFVKAFAQVKKAAALSNKELGVLDADKADALVKACDKLIAGEYLEQFVVDMIQGGAGTSTNMNVNEVITNLGLESMGHKKGEYQYLHPNDHANLGQSTNDTYPSSIKVASYAKLTDLLKAMNELKDELLVKAKEYKDMIKMGRTELEDAVPTTLGNTFNAFASYVKSDIEKITAAREAMSYLNLGATAIGTGINCHPDYKVLVEKKLSEITGVNFKPAEDFIAATQDTADFVHVSGALKTAAVRLSKIANDLRLMNSGPRCGLSEINLPKMQPGSSIMPSKVNPVICEVVGEACYEVIGNDVTIMLCSERGEFELNAFEPGIAYGLFNSICILENAFLTLARKAIKHLTANPEACKQAVLNSIGIVTAFNPVIGYEKSASIAKEALQTGKSVGDICLERGYLPKDEIDKILDPENMLNPQMKTKRKE from the coding sequence ATTATGGTGTGCAAACCTTTAGAGCGGTAGAAAATTTTAAGATGACTGGCAGAAGATTGCAAAACTACCCTTTCTTTGTAAAAGCTTTTGCTCAGGTTAAAAAGGCAGCAGCACTTTCAAATAAAGAACTAGGCGTTTTAGATGCTGATAAGGCAGACGCTTTAGTAAAGGCTTGCGATAAACTTATAGCAGGAGAATATCTTGAACAATTCGTTGTAGATATGATCCAAGGTGGTGCTGGAACAAGTACAAATATGAATGTAAATGAAGTGATTACAAATCTTGGTTTAGAGAGCATGGGACATAAAAAAGGCGAATATCAATACCTTCACCCAAATGATCATGCAAATTTAGGACAATCCACAAACGACACTTATCCAAGCTCGATCAAGGTAGCAAGCTATGCAAAACTTACTGATTTGTTAAAAGCTATGAACGAGCTTAAAGATGAGCTTTTAGTTAAGGCAAAGGAATACAAAGATATGATTAAAATGGGTAGAACAGAGCTTGAAGATGCTGTTCCAACCACACTTGGCAATACCTTTAACGCTTTTGCAAGCTATGTAAAAAGTGATATCGAAAAAATCACTGCAGCAAGAGAAGCAATGAGCTATCTAAATTTAGGTGCGACAGCTATTGGAACAGGTATTAACTGCCACCCTGATTATAAGGTTTTGGTTGAGAAAAAACTTAGCGAAATCACAGGTGTAAATTTCAAGCCTGCTGAGGATTTTATCGCTGCTACTCAAGATACAGCTGATTTTGTTCATGTAAGCGGTGCTTTAAAAACAGCTGCTGTAAGACTTAGCAAAATCGCAAATGACCTAAGACTTATGAACTCAGGTCCAAGATGTGGTTTAAGCGAGATAAATTTACCAAAAATGCAACCAGGAAGCTCTATAATGCCCAGTAAAGTAAATCCGGTAATTTGCGAAGTTGTAGGTGAAGCTTGCTATGAAGTTATAGGAAATGATGTAACTATCATGCTTTGCTCTGAAAGAGGCGAATTTGAACTTAATGCTTTTGAACCGGGCATTGCTTATGGACTATTTAATTCTATTTGCATACTTGAAAACGCATTCTTAACTTTGGCTAGAAAGGCTATCAAACACCTTACAGCTAATCCTGAAGCTTGCAAACAAGCTGTGCTTAATTCAATCGGCATAGTTACAGCATTTAACCCGGTCATAGGCTATGAAAAATCAGCAAGCATTGCTAAAGAAGCCTTACAAACCGGCAAATCAGTTGGCGATATCTGCCTTGAAAGAGGATATTTACCAAAAGATGAGATTGATAAGATCTTAGATCCTGAAAATATGCTCAATCCTCAAATGAAAACAAAAAGAAAAGAATAA